In one Mauremys mutica isolate MM-2020 ecotype Southern chromosome 3, ASM2049712v1, whole genome shotgun sequence genomic region, the following are encoded:
- the LOC123367557 gene encoding elongin-A-like: MAEAASLVPRVLYLKERLGQTQDPQKIIKALKGLQDLDISLDILVETGIGKTVNSFRKHATAGKIAKSLVNHWKKLIPPENESDHKGKKQNSEKRNEFSLDKTKSSICKENKHSGKTKTSEPASEDCKRSPTSDKWKKEHSFTENKQRNKDTESYNGRESKIHSSNSSKNTSQSINPENTKSDCKETTSAASKKPSEMRHSPRASKKDLLPTKGSCKDLSKQRNSEDTGKIKQTLSVENKPKLPSDEDFEPPTMSFESYLNYDQVSNKRKRKTCSISEQSKNIKGCEQKNCSLLPKTSISSVTKEREEKLHKSEDDQSESPTKKAKTASLQDLLNTPLPKFLPEISLSSPPYSMEFKAPVAEVPQQSSDTNQFTGRRLNSKMQVYSGSKTVYLPKMLTLYEQCIRILQNNVDSLHEVGGVPFEILEPVLTRCTPEQLFRIEECNPTFIEESDHLWKKHCQRDFKNEHLLEYESWREMYVRLFSQREEKLKTLTKNIISAQSEKPKGRQVKLAYIHSVAKPPRNVRRQQEIYGTAGSIVQLHPIEKGKTKTPESRDRNNTSPSRNATTSNVTNGSSSTYSSGVSQDIKKTVKKIAPMMRKSLRAFKNRVGPR; the protein is encoded by the exons attatAAAAGCACTTaagggacttcaggatttggatATTTCACTGGACATTCTAGTG GAAACTGGAATAGGAAAAACAGTTAACAGTTTTAGGAAACATGCCACTGCTGGAAAAATAGCTAAATCTCTGGTAAACCACTGGAAAAAACTTATTCCACCAGAAAATGAAAG TGAccacaaggggaaaaaacagaactCTGAAAAGAGGAACGAATTCTCATTGGACAAGACAAAATCATCAATTTGTAAGGAGAATAAACACTCTGGCAAGACAAAAACATCTGAACCAGCCTCTGAAGATTGTAAAAGATCTCCCACATCTGATAAATGGAAGAAGGAGCATAGTTTTACAGAGAATAAGCAAAGAAATAAAGATACCGAGTCTTATAATGGACGTGAAAGCAAAATACATAGCTCTAATAGTTCTAAAAATACATCCCAAAGCATCAATCCAGAAAACACAAAAAGTGACTGCAAAGAAACAACCTCTGCAGCCAGCAAAAAACCTTCAGAAATGCGCCATTCCCCTAGAGCCAGCAAAAAAGACCTATTGCCAACAAAAGGGTCTTGTAAGGATCTCTCCAAACAGAGAAACTCTGAGGAcacaggaaaaataaaacaaacacttaGTGTGGAAAACAAACCAAAGTTGCCCAGTGATGAGGACTTTGAGCCCCCCACTATGTCTTTTGAATCCTATCTTAATTATGATCAAGTATCAAATAAAAGAAAGAGGAAGACTTGTAGTATAAGTGAACAGTCAAAAAACATTAAGGGCTGTGAACAGAAAAACTGCTCGTTATTGCCGAAAACGTCAATATCCTCTGTCacgaaagagagagaggaaaaactaCACAAATCAGAAGATGATCAGTCAGAAAGTCCCACTAAAAAG GCCAAGACAGCATCGCTCCAAGATCTACTTAATACTCCACTACCTAAATTTCTGCCAGAGATATCTTTATCTTCTCCCCCATATTCTATGGAGTTCAAAG CACCAGTCGCAGAAGTACCCCAGCAAAGCAGTGATACAAATCAATTCACAGGACGGAGACTGAACTCTAAAATGCAGGTTTACTCTGGCTCTAAAACAGTTTATCTTCCAAAGATGCTAACTCTGTATGAACAGTGCATCCGCATACTTCAAAATAACGTTGATT CACTACATGAAGTAGGAGGAGTACCCTTCGAAATTCTTGAGCCGGTGCTAACACGTTGTACACCAGAGCAGTTGTTTCGAATAGAGGAGTGCAATCCG ACATTTATAGAAGAGTCTGATCATTTGTGGAAGAAACATTGCCAAAGGGATTTTAAAAACGAGCATCTCCTGGAATATGAGTCGTGGCGTGAAATGTACGTGCGGCTCTTCAGTCAGAGAGAAGAAAAACTAAAGACCCTCacaaaaaatattatttcagCTCAGTCTGAAAAACCTAAAG GGCGACAAGTTAAACTGGCATACATACATAGTGTAGCAAAACCACCGAGAAATGTTCGGCGGCAGCAAGAGATCTATGGGACAGCTGGATCTATTGTTCAGCTTCACCCCATCGAAAAGGGCAA AACAAAGACTCCAGAAAGCAGAGACCGAAATAACACCTCACCAAGCCGAAACGCAACCACTAGCAATGTAACAAATGGAAGCTCCAGCACTTACTCAAGTGGAGTGAGTCAGGATATAAAAAAAACGGTCAAAA AAATTGCACCAATGATGAGAAAATCTTTGAGAGCATTCAAGAATAGAGTTGGACCACGATAA